Genomic DNA from Microbacterium neungamense:
ACCGGGTTCTCCTCGGATCCGGAGCCCTCGGACGCCGGCGACGAGGCGCAGCCGGCGAGGGCGACGACGAGCGGCACCGCGGCGAGCGCGGCGAGGGCGGACGTTGTGCGACGGGACATGCGTGGTTCCTCTCTTGGGGGACTCCGTCATGTTAGGCGGGGAACGGGCGCGGCCGGGAATCCCCTCGTCACAGAACGTCATCCGCCGCCGGTAACGTGAGCAGCGTGACTCTCGCGCAGACGACGGATGCCCTGACGGTCGAGCAGCTGCATGCCCGCGGCGGACTGAAATGGTCGGATCCGGAGGCGCCGATCGGCGCCTGGGTGGCCGAGATGGACTTCGGCGTGGCGCCGCCGGTCTCCGAGGCGCTGCACCGGGCCGTGGACGACGGCGCCTTCGGCTACGCACCGCCGCGGATGTGGGAGGAGCTGAAGGCGGTCACCGCCGACCGGCTGCGCGCGCGGGATGTGGATCGGGCACGGCACCGCGAACCTCGGCGTCGTCGCGAACACCGCCGCGTACCGCGACGGGCAGCCCTGGCTCGACGAGGTGGTGGCGTATCTGCAGGGCAACCGCGACGAGCTGGTGCGGCTGGTGGCCGAGCATCTGCCCGGCGTGACCGTCACCGTGCCGGAGGGCACCTACGTCGGCTGGCTGGACTTCACCGACACCGGCGTGGACGAGCCGGCCGCGTTCTTCCGCCGTCACGCCGGCGTCGGCCTCACCGACGGGGTCGCCTGCGGGGCGGCCGGCGCCGGGTGCGCGCGGTTCATCTTCGCGATGCCCCGGCCGGTGCTGCGCGAGGCGATCGCGCGGATGGGCGCCGCGATGCGTGCGCACGCGGCGGCCGGCGCCGCTGCGGTCAGCCGCTGAGCGGCCGTCAGCCCTGCCGCCCCTTGAACCGGGGGTTCAGCTTGTTGATCACGTACACCCCGCGGCGGCGCACGACCTGAGCGCCGGGCTGGTTCTTCAGGGACTTGATCGAGGCTCGGACCTTCATGCCGCACTCCTTATTGAGAATGGTTATCATTGTTCGGTCAGGACATCGGCTTCATCGGCCTCGACATCGACGCGCCGGCGCTGCTCGCCGCCCTCGACGGGGCCGCGCTCGACGATGCCGAGCTCGCGGCGGGACCGCGCGAGTGGTGCACCTATCCCGACCCGTTCCCGGCCTGGCACGTCGTGCCGGATCGAGCCGACTGATCCTGTCACCGCGCTCGGCGGCCGAGAGTCCATCCGGCGCGTCGCAGGTGCCCGTGATCGGGCTGGCGGGGCCGCTGGGCGCTGGAAAGACGACCCTGCTCAACCGAGCTTCTCGGTGAGCTCGAACCAGCGCAGCTCGAGCTCCTCGACCTCGTCCTGCTGCGCCTGGATCGCCTTCATCTTCTCGCCGAGCCCCGCGTAGTCGGACTGGTCGTGGTCGGCGAGCGCGTGCTTGGCCCGGTCGATCTGGTCGTTCAGCTTCTGCATCCGCCGCTCCAGCGCGGCGAGCTCCTTTTCGGCCGTGCGTCGGGCGGCGCCCTCCAGTCCGGGGCGCGGCTGCGACTCGGCGCTCGTGATCTGGTCGCCGCGCTGCTCTCCCGAGGAGCGCACCTCCAGAGCCCGCAGACGCAGGTACTCGTCCACCCCACCCGGGAGGTGCCGCAGCCGCCCCACCCCGTCGGGGCCGGGGAGGATCGCGTACTGCTGGTCGGTGACGCGTTCCAGGAAGTAGCGGTCGTGGGACACCACGATCAGCGTGCCCGGCCAGGAGTCGAGCAGATCCTCGATGGCGGCGAGCATGTCGGTGTCCATGTCGTTCGTCGGCTCGTCCAGGATGAGCACGTTCGGCTGGTCGAGCAGCACCAGCAGCAGCTGCATCCGGCGCTGCTGCCCGCCGGAGAGGTCCTTCACCGGCGTGGACAGCTGCGCCGAGGAGAACCCGAGGCGCTCGAGGAGCTGGCCCGGGGTGAGCTCCTGCGCCTTCGAGCCGGCGCCGAAGGTGTAGGAGGTGCGCAGGCGGCCGACGACCGTGCGCACCGGCTCGTCCCACACCTCCTCCAGCTCGTCCAGGCGCTGCGTGAGCGTGCGCACCTGGACGGTCTTGCCGCGCTTGACCCGTCCGCTGGTGGGCTGCACGGTGCCGGTGACGAGGCCGAGCAGCGTCGACTTCCCGGCGCCGTTCACGCCGAGGATGCCGGTGCGCTCCCCCGGTGCGATCCGCCACTCGACGTCGCGCAGGACCTCCCGGTCCCCGTAGGCCACCCCGGCGTCGAGCAGATCGACGACGTCCTTGCCGAGTCGGGCGACCGCGAGCGACTGCAGCGACACGCTGTCGCGCACCGGCGGCACGTCGGCGATCAGCGCGTTCGCCGCGTCGATGCGGAACTTGGGCTTGCTGGTGCGGGCGGGCGCCCCGCGGCGCAGCCACGCGAGCTCCTTGCGGGCCAGGTTCTGCCGCTTCGCCTCGGTCGCCGCCGCCATCCGGTCGCGTTCGACACGCTGCAGGATGTAGGCCGCGTAGCCGCCTTCGAACGGCTCCACGATCCGGTCGTGCACCTCCCAGGTCGCCGTGCATACCTCGTCGAGGAACCAGCGGTCATGGGTGACGACCAGCAGCGCGCCCGCGTTACGCGCCCAGCGGGTCTTCAGATGCTCGGCCAGCCAGGTGATCGCCTCGACGTCGAGGTGGTTCGTCGGCTCGTCCAGGGCGATCACGTCCCAGTCGCCGGCCAGCAGCGCGGCGAGCGCCACGCGGCGACGCTGACCGCCGCTGAGCGCCGCCACCGGGGCATCCCAGTCCAGGTCGGAGAGGAGACCGGAGATGACGTCGCGCACGCGCGCGTCGCCGGCCCACTCGTGCTCCGGTGTGTCGCCGACGACGGCCGCGCCGACGGTGAGCTCATCGTGCAGGGTGTCCGCCTGGTCGAGAACGCCGATGGTCGTCCCACCGCGGACCGTGACGCGCCCGGCATCCGGCTCGAGACGTCCGGCCAGCATCGCGAGCAGGCTCGACTTGCCGTCGCCGTTGCGGCCGACGATGCCGATCCGGTCGCCCTCCTCGACGCCGACGGTCACGGAGTCGAAGACGACGCGGGTGGGGAACTCGAGGTGGAGCCCCTCGGCTCCCAGAAGATGTGCCATGTCCCCTCAAGGCTAGGCGACGGGAGGATGTGCGAAGGGCCCGCTCCCGCCCGGTCGGAGCGGAGGCGGGCCCTTCGCGCTGGGATCAGTCCTCGTGCGGGTCGCGTGCTCGTCCTCGTCGCGGACATGGTGATGGCTCACCTGTTCGTCATCCCGCTGCCGGCCGGGATCGGCACGGCGATCGTGGGCGTGCCCTACTTCATCTGGCTCATCATCCGCACCCGACGGAGGACGACGACATGACCCCGACCCGCCTGGAGGCCGTCGGCCTCTCCCTCGCCTACGACGGCCGCAGCGTGGTCGCGGATCTCGATCTCGCGATCCCGGCGGGCGACGTCACCGCGATCATCGGGCCGAACGGATGCGGCAAGTCCACGCTGCTGCGCGGGCTCGCCCGCCTGCTCCCGGCACGGGGCGGCGAGGTGCTCCTCGACGGTGCGCCGCTCGCCGGGTTCGGCCGCCGGGATCTGGCCCGCCGGGTGTCGCTGCTCCCCCAGGCGCCCAGCGCCCCGGGCGGGCTCACCGTGCTGGAGCTGGTGGCCCGCGGGCGGCATCCGCACCAGAACTGGTACGGGCGGTTCACGCCGCAGGACGAGCGCATCGTGCGGGAGGCGCTGGCCGCCACCGGCCTCGACGGGCAGGAGGACCGGCTGG
This window encodes:
- a CDS encoding ribosomal protein bL36, yielding MKVRASIKSLKNQPGAQVVRRRGVYVINKLNPRFKGRQG
- a CDS encoding ABC-F family ATP-binding cassette domain-containing protein, with the translated sequence MAHLLGAEGLHLEFPTRVVFDSVTVGVEEGDRIGIVGRNGDGKSSLLAMLAGRLEPDAGRVTVRGGTTIGVLDQADTLHDELTVGAAVVGDTPEHEWAGDARVRDVISGLLSDLDWDAPVAALSGGQRRRVALAALLAGDWDVIALDEPTNHLDVEAITWLAEHLKTRWARNAGALLVVTHDRWFLDEVCTATWEVHDRIVEPFEGGYAAYILQRVERDRMAAATEAKRQNLARKELAWLRRGAPARTSKPKFRIDAANALIADVPPVRDSVSLQSLAVARLGKDVVDLLDAGVAYGDREVLRDVEWRIAPGERTGILGVNGAGKSTLLGLVTGTVQPTSGRVKRGKTVQVRTLTQRLDELEEVWDEPVRTVVGRLRTSYTFGAGSKAQELTPGQLLERLGFSSAQLSTPVKDLSGGQQRRMQLLLVLLDQPNVLILDEPTNDMDTDMLAAIEDLLDSWPGTLIVVSHDRYFLERVTDQQYAILPGPDGVGRLRHLPGGVDEYLRLRALEVRSSGEQRGDQITSAESQPRPGLEGAARRTAEKELAALERRMQKLNDQIDRAKHALADHDQSDYAGLGEKMKAIQAQQDEVEELELRWFELTEKLG